A region of Paenibacillus sp. JNUCC-31 DNA encodes the following proteins:
- a CDS encoding DUF2306 domain-containing protein — MGNKMIRALVLILAFSIAGYAIVQYGVLKASDAGLVSFKLQKPNFELKPWIYVLYIHIVTAIFALIIGPFQLFIKPMNDRKRWHRLLGYGYVLSITVSGIVSVYLSLFATGGWIAGLGFMSLDVLWVATTLIATRKIMAKDIQAHKAWMLRSYALTFAAVTLRIWLAPLNLLFGDFEAAFRVVAWVCWIPNLLVIEAVISRMRLRQRQ; from the coding sequence ATGGGAAATAAGATGATTCGGGCACTCGTTCTCATTCTTGCATTTTCGATTGCCGGATACGCAATTGTTCAGTATGGCGTGCTTAAAGCTAGTGATGCAGGACTTGTCTCTTTCAAATTGCAAAAGCCGAATTTTGAACTCAAACCATGGATATATGTACTATACATCCATATTGTTACCGCGATATTTGCCTTGATCATAGGACCCTTTCAACTATTTATAAAGCCAATGAATGATAGGAAACGTTGGCATCGCCTATTGGGGTATGGATATGTTCTTTCGATTACAGTTAGTGGGATCGTGAGTGTGTATTTATCCCTTTTTGCCACGGGAGGTTGGATTGCCGGGCTTGGGTTCATGTCGCTCGATGTATTGTGGGTTGCGACGACGCTTATTGCAACGAGAAAAATTATGGCGAAAGACATCCAAGCTCATAAAGCATGGATGCTTCGCAGTTATGCGCTTACTTTTGCAGCGGTCACGCTTCGAATCTGGTTAGCGCCGCTGAATCTTCTGTTTGGCGATTTCGAGGCGGCGTTTCGGGTTGTCGCTTGGGTTTGTTGGATTCCTAATCTGCTCGTCATAGAAGCCGTGATTTCCAGAATGAGGTTGCGGCAGCGGCAATGA
- a CDS encoding SDR family oxidoreductase, with translation MRVLVTGATGFIGGAVVRELLDAGHQVVGLARSEKASKRLTALGAQVQVGSIEDLAGLRKVAAAVDGVIHLAFFHKFSHAGLPTRLRVLFGGSPRHVVMRFMKAAIETDRRAIETLGTSLPAGDRALVVAMPTMTLTPGRLGTEDSAGDPQSQGGLRIISEHTTLDLANRGIRSSIVRLPPIVHGEGDKTGLFPNLVNIARKKGFSAYTGSGNNRWPSVHLLDAARLFRLALEQAPAGSRFHAVSEEGIPFQEIATALGIHLNLPVQGIGVEEAGKHFGWLAPFTKTDNPASSALTQERLGWKPVYPTLLDDIRKGYYF, from the coding sequence ATGCGTGTATTGGTTACAGGGGCGACAGGCTTCATCGGAGGGGCGGTCGTTCGCGAACTGCTGGATGCCGGTCATCAAGTGGTTGGTCTTGCCCGTTCTGAAAAAGCCAGCAAACGGCTTACGGCACTGGGTGCCCAGGTTCAAGTCGGTTCGATTGAGGATTTAGCAGGCTTGCGCAAAGTGGCTGCTGCAGTAGACGGGGTCATTCATTTGGCCTTCTTCCACAAGTTCTCGCATGCGGGCCTTCCAACTCGGCTTAGGGTTTTATTCGGCGGGAGTCCTCGTCATGTAGTGATGCGATTTATGAAGGCTGCAATTGAGACCGACAGGCGAGCCATCGAGACACTCGGCACCTCCTTACCCGCCGGTGACCGGGCGCTTGTCGTCGCGATGCCTACGATGACACTTACTCCCGGCCGTCTCGGAACGGAGGACAGCGCTGGGGATCCTCAATCGCAAGGTGGATTACGCATCATTTCAGAACATACCACCCTAGACTTGGCGAATCGGGGGATACGTTCCTCGATTGTACGCCTCCCACCGATCGTACACGGTGAAGGCGATAAGACGGGCTTGTTCCCAAATCTGGTGAACATCGCTCGTAAGAAGGGGTTCTCCGCCTATACAGGCTCCGGTAACAACCGTTGGCCATCCGTGCATCTACTGGATGCGGCGCGCCTTTTTAGACTCGCCTTAGAACAAGCTCCGGCAGGGTCCCGGTTTCATGCAGTGAGCGAAGAGGGCATTCCATTTCAAGAGATCGCCACGGCTTTGGGCATCCATTTGAACTTGCCGGTCCAAGGTATTGGGGTTGAAGAAGCAGGTAAACATTTCGGATGGCTTGCACCCTTCACGAAAACGGATAATCCGGCGTCCAGTGCGTTGACGCAGGAACGTTTAGGATGGAAACCAGTATATCCTACCCTTTTAGATGATATTCGGAAGGGGTATTATTTCTAA
- a CDS encoding DUF6973 domain-containing protein, whose protein sequence is MKKTQKILAMTLATAIVSTMGSSIISASAENNSPSFTDTSIKSSNEILNVEQATIDEILSSPLYSELNFEYSDIELYKEIEDFKEANPNLPDQSVVAEFDNKFGNNSNKFSLQAVNDDGYADKWAALNSFEKGLAASNPAAALIVNTCRNKANTYASESIYKSQKGNGTAKDAYRHAIWNALMSKYVSKQSAELWATAHEEQSDPNYPNRITDGIKNSEHTRMDLHNNKKGRDCWSVLTDTILFTTDQDLKDRVVAKIKAGEMIVLKYN, encoded by the coding sequence ATGAAGAAGACTCAGAAGATTTTGGCTATGACTCTAGCAACAGCTATTGTATCAACAATGGGTAGTTCCATTATTTCAGCAAGTGCTGAAAACAACTCTCCATCATTCACAGATACATCTATTAAATCATCGAATGAAATTTTGAATGTAGAACAAGCTACCATTGATGAAATTCTTTCTAGCCCTCTATATAGTGAGCTGAATTTTGAATATAGTGATATTGAACTCTACAAGGAAATTGAAGATTTTAAAGAAGCCAATCCTAACTTACCTGACCAATCTGTTGTTGCTGAGTTTGATAATAAATTTGGCAATAACTCGAATAAATTTTCTTTACAAGCTGTGAATGACGATGGTTATGCTGATAAATGGGCTGCTTTGAATAGTTTCGAAAAAGGCTTGGCAGCTTCCAATCCTGCTGCAGCTCTAATAGTAAACACCTGCAGAAACAAAGCAAACACATATGCTAGTGAAAGTATTTATAAAAGTCAAAAAGGAAATGGCACTGCAAAGGACGCATATAGACATGCGATTTGGAATGCTCTAATGAGTAAGTATGTTAGCAAACAATCTGCAGAACTATGGGCAACTGCACACGAAGAACAGTCTGATCCCAATTACCCTAATCGTATCACAGATGGTATCAAGAACAGTGAGCATACAAGAATGGATCTGCACAACAATAAGAAAGGTAGAGATTGTTGGAGTGTACTTACTGACACAATCCTGTTTACAACTGATCAGGACTTGAAAGACCGAGTAGTAGCGAAAATTAAGGCTGGAGAAATGATTGTTTTAAAGTATAATTAG
- a CDS encoding alpha/beta-type small acid-soluble spore protein yields the protein MMARRRRKYAVPGVEQGMQAFKADVMKREGYAVNPNQPDDVKYEVAKELGVPLHPGYNGQLTTESAGHVGGKIGGSMVRELIRLAQEQIANKE from the coding sequence ATGATGGCAAGAAGAAGGAGAAAATATGCGGTGCCAGGGGTCGAACAGGGAATGCAAGCGTTCAAAGCAGATGTAATGAAGCGCGAAGGATATGCCGTGAATCCGAATCAACCAGACGACGTAAAGTACGAAGTGGCGAAGGAGCTTGGTGTACCTCTGCACCCAGGATACAATGGTCAATTGACAACGGAATCAGCAGGTCATGTCGGCGGCAAAATTGGCGGTTCCATGGTTAGAGAATTGATCCGTCTCGCTCAGGAGCAAATAGCGAACAAGGAGTAA
- a CDS encoding DUF4386 domain-containing protein → MTRDRRNARILGIFYILAAVTSIIAVVLYGPVLSEQWQMTVANGSETKVLIGVLNDLSLMVTAVGTAVMLFPYVRHWNEHLALGYLCFRFMEAVFIAIGLISILGLLQLSSYYETTNLASKTNFEPIGLLMQSIYRWTAMLGPNLMLGINTSLYSYLLYRTGYVPKPLAIFGMITAVMVCLAGLMQMFGVIGPYSAVKGLMALPVGVYEMSLAVWLIVKGFHGENLAKLRAKTASSSLV, encoded by the coding sequence ATGACGCGAGATCGAAGGAATGCAAGGATACTGGGGATTTTTTATATCCTTGCTGCAGTGACGTCAATCATAGCGGTTGTTTTGTATGGGCCGGTTCTGTCAGAACAATGGCAGATGACAGTGGCAAATGGATCGGAAACGAAGGTCTTAATCGGTGTATTAAATGACCTCTCACTTATGGTAACGGCTGTTGGTACAGCAGTCATGCTGTTTCCCTATGTCCGACATTGGAATGAGCATCTTGCACTAGGGTATCTTTGTTTCCGGTTTATGGAGGCCGTTTTTATTGCGATTGGTCTAATAAGTATATTGGGTTTGTTACAACTAAGTTCATATTATGAAACAACTAACTTAGCAAGTAAAACCAATTTTGAACCCATAGGGCTGTTGATGCAGTCGATTTATCGCTGGACGGCTATGTTGGGTCCAAATCTCATGTTGGGCATAAATACGAGTCTGTATAGTTATTTGCTTTACCGAACAGGCTATGTGCCTAAACCGTTAGCGATTTTCGGAATGATTACAGCAGTTATGGTATGTTTAGCTGGTTTGATGCAAATGTTTGGGGTTATCGGACCCTATTCGGCGGTAAAAGGATTGATGGCGCTTCCTGTGGGCGTTTATGAGATGAGCTTGGCAGTCTGGTTAATTGTGAAGGGATTTCATGGGGAGAACCTTGCTAAATTAAGAGCAAAAACAGCTTCTTCGTCTTTAGTTTGA
- a CDS encoding helix-turn-helix transcriptional regulator, whose amino-acid sequence MDHNEVIERALIHIEDHLQQSLTVESVANTFNMSKYYFHRLFSAMMSCSLNQYILSRRLNASLTFIQNKNNSLTDIAYQMGFGTQASFTRAFKRQYGVAPSTLKTGLTTISPVPIPTVVKRPIKNINGDIVTDFTLTEFKETRISGIAFEVNLANDDYKEKIRAHSEMLLSHIDETIKGPCYVIYSNCQPDSTRFKVLFGIPSSIEIDKPYFFTVDVPQTFCARFNYCGEILDIGEVLENDYARFLKISKQETAETDIELIQAFDDVHQLDSTYHIYAPIKKHPTDSDL is encoded by the coding sequence ATGGACCATAACGAAGTCATTGAACGTGCTTTGATCCACATCGAGGACCATTTACAACAGTCCTTAACCGTAGAATCCGTTGCCAATACCTTCAACATGTCTAAATACTATTTTCATCGGCTGTTTTCTGCTATGATGAGCTGTTCGTTAAACCAATACATTCTATCCAGAAGATTGAATGCATCTTTAACCTTTATTCAAAACAAAAACAACTCTCTAACCGATATTGCGTATCAGATGGGCTTCGGTACGCAAGCCTCATTCACTCGTGCTTTCAAACGACAATACGGCGTAGCTCCAAGTACTTTAAAAACAGGACTTACAACCATCTCTCCTGTCCCCATACCTACCGTGGTGAAGAGACCTATAAAAAACATTAACGGTGATATCGTCACGGATTTCACCTTGACCGAGTTCAAGGAGACCCGAATCAGTGGGATCGCTTTTGAAGTGAATTTAGCCAATGATGATTACAAAGAGAAGATTCGCGCACATTCCGAAATGCTGTTGAGTCATATTGATGAAACCATAAAGGGTCCCTGTTATGTTATTTATTCAAACTGTCAACCCGATTCAACTCGGTTTAAGGTACTGTTTGGGATCCCAAGCAGCATTGAAATTGATAAACCTTATTTTTTCACGGTTGATGTGCCACAGACTTTTTGTGCAAGGTTCAACTATTGTGGTGAAATACTTGACATTGGGGAGGTGCTGGAAAACGACTATGCCAGATTTCTAAAGATTTCCAAGCAGGAGACGGCAGAAACCGACATTGAACTCATTCAAGCTTTTGATGACGTCCACCAGCTGGATTCGACCTACCATATCTATGCCCCTATCAAAAAACACCCTACCGATTCTGATTTGTAA
- a CDS encoding glycosyltransferase family 4 protein: MRQPRRLWILTNEYEPYIIGGLGTAVTNLTKAYVRSGVHTTVLTQSSNSSISITKSERLCIVRFPTRAPYYSMKTRQFNPAAIERWIEHQGIQKPNGIHVHSLQFANLSKYYKSKHQIPIIYTSHSLVSREKGAVSKKKQIRIDQQVLLLKKTSKITIPSRSELYKLKKLYPFVAGKTAVVNHGIVLHKSETRLSRRHLLYVGRLVPLKGIEPLLKAISILKQDGNEVWLDLVGTGSNRYVLQLKALARKLDISSEVRWLGFRSQSQVQKMYATYGAVVMPSSQESFGLVALEALASEIPLVSTRAGGLADFVNNSVAQTISRANGTAIAASIKAMWSNKKLTDKRVAAGSRLASRYQWPQVANRYKHLFRQLQGSNTSDKGGMIDHAH; encoded by the coding sequence TTGAGACAACCCCGAAGACTGTGGATTCTCACGAATGAATACGAGCCTTATATTATTGGGGGATTAGGGACAGCAGTTACTAATTTGACAAAGGCGTATGTGCGTAGCGGTGTTCATACCACCGTCCTGACCCAGAGCAGTAATTCCTCAATCAGTATTACGAAAAGCGAGCGGCTGTGTATCGTTCGCTTCCCGACAAGAGCACCCTACTACTCAATGAAGACACGACAGTTTAATCCCGCCGCTATAGAGCGATGGATTGAGCATCAAGGGATCCAGAAACCAAACGGAATTCACGTACACAGCTTGCAGTTCGCCAACTTATCGAAATATTATAAATCGAAACACCAGATTCCGATTATATATACTAGTCACTCTCTGGTTTCTCGAGAAAAGGGTGCTGTAAGCAAGAAAAAACAGATAAGGATTGATCAACAGGTCTTACTGTTAAAGAAGACAAGTAAGATCACCATCCCAAGCCGGTCGGAACTCTACAAGCTAAAGAAGCTATATCCCTTCGTCGCAGGAAAAACCGCTGTCGTCAACCATGGCATAGTCTTGCACAAATCAGAGACACGACTATCACGGCGACACCTTTTATACGTTGGCAGACTCGTTCCGTTAAAAGGGATAGAACCTCTACTGAAAGCTATTTCAATATTGAAACAAGATGGTAATGAAGTTTGGCTAGATTTGGTCGGAACAGGTTCTAACCGTTATGTACTACAACTGAAGGCGCTTGCCAGAAAGCTCGACATATCGTCCGAGGTGCGTTGGCTCGGGTTCCGCAGTCAAAGCCAAGTGCAGAAAATGTATGCTACTTATGGTGCAGTGGTGATGCCCAGTTCCCAGGAATCATTCGGGTTGGTAGCGCTTGAGGCGCTGGCCAGTGAAATTCCGTTGGTATCAACCCGGGCTGGAGGACTTGCCGATTTTGTGAACAACAGCGTAGCCCAAACGATATCCAGAGCGAACGGTACAGCAATTGCCGCATCTATTAAAGCAATGTGGAGCAACAAAAAGCTCACTGACAAGCGGGTTGCCGCTGGTAGCCGGCTTGCGTCACGTTATCAATGGCCGCAGGTTGCTAACCGGTATAAGCACCTATTTCGACAACTCCAGGGTAGTAACACCTCAGATAAGGGAGGTATGATCGACCATGCGCACTAA
- a CDS encoding phosphotransferase, protein MRTNLEVERLSEKFGIRAKRTEVIKKGVYRITAAGGVDYCLKRMSNSPNELRWIDKTLQRIQRKGSIQLGWRNLRENPGKPLFAKLKQKSPTSFILTPWLKGPWPSSASKKQMRECGILLAKFHQNGAQISIPALGKQNMLGSWPSLLRVEQRKLLANIRKARRNGFNSPLDRLLQTYGSELLNMAQTSMRELRVGSYRSICKKTRPTLCHGDFGPTNVIRTRKGNGLIDFETLRLDLRAYDLNRAIYNFCQGHNWNFSVAESFLDGYQTIFKLKREDYEMLKVLLRFPRGICRLIDNYDKRTAKVKRKVELDFPQILSHERQRAAFLRKLDAYAGGGESNRAEPLKLLR, encoded by the coding sequence ATGCGCACTAATCTAGAAGTCGAACGGCTTTCCGAAAAATTCGGAATTCGAGCGAAACGAACGGAAGTTATTAAAAAAGGCGTTTATCGAATAACAGCTGCGGGCGGAGTAGATTATTGTTTAAAGAGAATGTCCAATTCTCCCAACGAGCTACGCTGGATTGACAAGACACTGCAGCGGATACAGCGCAAAGGATCAATTCAGCTCGGCTGGCGCAACCTTCGCGAAAATCCTGGCAAACCTTTGTTTGCCAAGTTAAAACAAAAAAGCCCAACTTCTTTTATTCTTACCCCATGGCTGAAAGGCCCCTGGCCCTCATCGGCTTCCAAGAAGCAAATGAGAGAATGCGGCATTTTGCTTGCTAAGTTTCATCAGAATGGTGCTCAGATTAGCATTCCAGCTCTCGGGAAGCAAAATATGCTGGGATCATGGCCCAGCTTACTTCGCGTTGAACAGAGAAAGCTGCTCGCCAACATCCGGAAGGCAAGAAGAAACGGCTTTAATAGTCCGCTTGACCGCTTGCTCCAAACGTATGGCAGCGAACTATTGAATATGGCGCAAACTTCGATGCGGGAATTACGAGTGGGCAGCTACCGCTCTATATGTAAAAAAACGAGGCCAACTTTATGCCACGGAGATTTCGGTCCAACCAATGTGATCAGAACGAGAAAAGGCAACGGTTTGATCGATTTTGAAACGTTGAGACTGGATCTGCGAGCGTATGATTTAAATCGTGCTATTTATAACTTTTGTCAGGGTCACAACTGGAACTTCTCCGTCGCTGAATCATTTTTGGATGGTTATCAGACTATCTTCAAGCTGAAGCGAGAGGACTACGAAATGTTGAAGGTGCTCCTTCGATTCCCCCGGGGCATATGTAGACTCATAGATAATTATGACAAGAGAACAGCGAAAGTGAAGCGCAAGGTCGAACTTGATTTCCCGCAAATTCTATCCCACGAACGGCAGAGGGCTGCGTTCCTAAGGAAACTCGATGCTTACGCCGGGGGGGGGGAAAGCAATAGAGCCGAGCCATTGAAATTACTGCGCTAA
- the rlmH gene encoding 23S rRNA (pseudouridine(1915)-N(3))-methyltransferase RlmH has protein sequence MLIQIIGVGKLKEKYLTLGIQEYAKRLAPYIKFQMIEVADEKAPDTLSEAEVRAVKEREGERILAHVKSEAHVVALALDGQLWSSEELAMEIDKLGTYGTSHVVFVIGGSHGLSDEVLRRAKQRLSFGRMTLPHQLMRLVLVEQIYRAVKINRGEPYHK, from the coding sequence ATGTTAATTCAGATTATTGGCGTAGGCAAATTGAAGGAAAAATATTTGACGCTGGGCATTCAGGAATATGCCAAGCGCCTCGCCCCGTACATCAAGTTTCAGATGATCGAGGTCGCAGACGAAAAGGCGCCCGACACCCTGAGCGAAGCCGAGGTGCGGGCGGTAAAGGAGCGCGAGGGCGAACGCATCCTCGCGCATGTGAAGAGCGAGGCGCATGTGGTTGCGCTCGCATTGGATGGCCAGCTCTGGAGTTCCGAGGAGCTGGCCATGGAGATCGACAAGCTCGGCACGTATGGGACGAGCCATGTCGTGTTTGTCATCGGAGGAAGCCATGGGCTCTCCGATGAGGTGCTGCGCCGCGCGAAGCAGCGCTTGAGCTTCGGGCGCATGACACTGCCGCATCAGCTTATGCGGCTGGTGCTGGTGGAGCAGATTTATCGCGCAGTGAAGATAAATCGCGGTGAACCTTACCACAAGTAG
- a CDS encoding CxxH/CxxC protein, with amino-acid sequence MYVVCKEHVDIAIDMFVDEYEDAPDIVDLKETEFADWDPPAKCAECEQHAEFLVV; translated from the coding sequence ATGTACGTTGTATGCAAAGAACACGTGGACATTGCCATCGACATGTTTGTCGATGAGTATGAGGACGCTCCAGATATCGTTGATCTGAAGGAGACGGAATTTGCCGACTGGGACCCGCCTGCGAAATGCGCCGAGTGCGAACAGCACGCGGAATTCCTTGTCGTTTAG
- a CDS encoding S1C family serine protease, with product MGLFGDDFYSTKVSRRAEPEQKGKLQIIRPGGRGRDRWRNPRRSRTGFSSTVKVAVISSVISSIVTVTLFSFITQPTALPLANATGNGGGGTQTTQAADPYDRIIEAAAKVRPSVVSIVNHKTGSSVSMEDSALGSGVIFKKEDGKAYIMTNHHVVEGASDLEIVTVDGETHKAKLVGKDRVSDIAVLSAEDKGLGAAAEIGDSSKLQRGQTVLAIGNPLGLGGTLTSGIVSYTDRILPVSINQDGVYDWEQNVIQTDAAINEGNSGGALVDLNGKVVGINTMKISDTGVEGLSFAIPMNEVMKTVDSLLLNGKVSRPYLGVYTVDLSNPYAPLDDEQRKDLKLPSHVDSGVVVLEASGPASDAGMKLNDVITEFDGQKITSTLDLRKYLYDKKKIGDTIEITFYRDGNAEKVSVKLTDKPE from the coding sequence ATGGGATTGTTTGGAGACGATTTTTATTCAACCAAAGTATCAAGACGCGCCGAACCTGAACAGAAAGGTAAACTTCAGATCATTCGCCCTGGAGGCAGGGGACGTGACCGTTGGCGAAATCCGCGAAGGTCTCGCACAGGCTTTAGCTCTACGGTTAAGGTCGCTGTAATCAGTTCGGTAATTAGCTCCATCGTGACGGTAACGCTGTTCAGCTTTATTACGCAGCCTACAGCGCTACCGCTGGCCAATGCCACTGGTAACGGTGGCGGAGGCACGCAGACGACCCAGGCCGCTGATCCTTACGACCGGATCATTGAGGCAGCGGCGAAAGTTCGTCCTTCTGTGGTGAGCATCGTGAATCATAAGACGGGCAGCAGCGTGTCGATGGAGGATTCTGCACTGGGATCAGGGGTCATCTTCAAGAAGGAAGATGGCAAAGCCTACATCATGACCAACCATCACGTCGTGGAAGGTGCCAGTGATCTGGAGATTGTGACCGTGGATGGAGAAACGCACAAGGCGAAGCTGGTTGGTAAAGACCGCGTGAGCGACATTGCTGTATTGTCGGCAGAAGACAAAGGCTTGGGTGCAGCAGCGGAGATCGGTGATTCCAGCAAGCTCCAACGGGGTCAGACGGTGCTGGCGATCGGAAATCCGCTCGGTCTGGGCGGCACGCTGACATCCGGTATTGTCAGTTACACGGATCGCATACTGCCGGTATCCATTAATCAGGATGGTGTGTACGACTGGGAACAAAACGTAATCCAGACGGATGCGGCGATTAACGAAGGCAACAGCGGCGGTGCGCTGGTCGATCTGAACGGCAAAGTCGTCGGCATTAACACGATGAAAATCTCGGATACAGGCGTTGAAGGGCTCAGCTTTGCGATTCCGATGAACGAAGTGATGAAAACCGTTGATTCCCTGCTGCTGAACGGCAAAGTATCTCGTCCCTATCTGGGTGTGTATACCGTCGATCTGAGCAATCCATATGCGCCACTGGATGACGAGCAGCGCAAGGATCTGAAATTACCCTCTCACGTGGACAGCGGTGTGGTCGTGCTGGAAGCATCCGGCCCGGCATCCGATGCGGGGATGAAGCTGAATGATGTCATCACGGAATTTGATGGGCAAAAAATTACCTCTACGCTCGATCTGCGGAAATATCTCTACGATAAGAAGAAGATCGGCGATACGATTGAAATCACCTTTTACCGGGACGGCAATGCCGAGAAGGTGTCGGTGAAGCTGACGGATAAACCGGAGTAA
- a CDS encoding MBL fold metallo-hydrolase translates to MGIYFTVLSSGSTGNATVIQHGGTSLMIDAGLSAKRLEALFLEREISGTELDGILVTHEHSDHIKGLGAMSRKYNLPIYANTNTWAALEKSVGAIPEENRRVFETGEKHDFGSLRVESFGISHDAAEPVGYTFDDGSEKLSVATDLGYMSDKVRDAISDSDVLVLEANHDVELLRMGRYPWNTKRRILSDIGHLSNEAAGAALSELMNGRIKRTYLAHLSRDHNMMDLAKMTVRDAMESRGCFYRDHEFKLCDTYYDRPTPWDRVGEP, encoded by the coding sequence ATGGGGATTTATTTTACCGTGTTATCCAGCGGTTCGACAGGGAATGCCACGGTTATACAGCATGGGGGCACGTCCCTCATGATTGATGCGGGTCTCAGTGCGAAGCGGCTGGAGGCATTGTTCCTGGAACGGGAGATTTCGGGAACGGAGCTGGACGGGATTCTGGTTACACATGAACATTCCGATCACATTAAAGGACTAGGCGCGATGTCTCGGAAATATAATTTACCAATCTATGCAAATACGAATACGTGGGCGGCACTGGAGAAGTCCGTTGGGGCGATTCCAGAGGAAAACCGTAGGGTATTTGAGACCGGTGAAAAGCATGATTTTGGCTCTCTGCGCGTGGAATCCTTCGGCATCTCCCATGATGCGGCGGAACCGGTAGGGTACACGTTCGATGATGGCAGCGAGAAGCTGTCCGTCGCGACGGATCTTGGTTATATGAGCGACAAGGTTCGCGATGCGATCTCGGATTCAGATGTACTCGTGCTGGAGGCGAATCATGATGTCGAATTGCTGCGCATGGGGCGTTATCCATGGAACACCAAGCGCCGCATTCTGAGCGACATTGGCCATTTGTCGAACGAAGCGGCGGGAGCTGCACTCAGTGAACTGATGAACGGACGCATCAAGCGCACGTATCTGGCACATCTGAGCCGGGATCATAATATGATGGATTTGGCGAAAATGACCGTGCGTGATGCAATGGAAAGCCGTGGCTGCTTTTATCGGGATCATGAGTTCAAGCTCTGTGATACGTATTACGACCGGCCTACGCCATGGGATAGGGTGGGTGAGCCATAA
- the yycI gene encoding two-component system regulatory protein YycI, which yields MDWGRAKNVLIYAFLLLNLVLGYQIWMDARETAGANLDFTSLADNTQQAMEEKGIQVLAPIPNETPKLPKLSYEFIEDNKTGIEVELEKPVDSKLIFSQSELEDALEGEIPQIGTYRLDQLMAEDGAFVLHPLVDGKWPLFNVSLELFYSDQKMTGYRQTPVQITTAEESDQQVLPASKALGTLIENFLPNDAIVKDIQLGYYGQLFNSDMQVAMPAWRFVLESGEVLYVQGISGDVFSPKTDKPGE from the coding sequence TTGGATTGGGGACGGGCGAAAAATGTGTTGATCTATGCCTTCCTGCTGCTCAATCTGGTGCTGGGATACCAGATCTGGATGGATGCGCGGGAAACGGCCGGAGCCAATCTGGACTTCACCTCGCTGGCGGATAATACGCAGCAGGCGATGGAGGAAAAGGGCATTCAGGTGCTGGCTCCTATTCCGAATGAGACGCCTAAGCTGCCGAAGCTGTCGTATGAGTTCATTGAAGATAACAAGACAGGTATTGAGGTTGAATTGGAAAAGCCTGTGGACAGCAAGCTGATCTTCTCGCAAAGCGAGCTGGAGGATGCGCTGGAAGGCGAGATTCCTCAGATCGGCACGTATCGATTGGATCAGCTGATGGCGGAGGACGGGGCATTTGTGCTGCATCCGTTGGTGGATGGCAAATGGCCACTCTTCAATGTCAGTCTGGAGCTGTTCTACAGCGATCAGAAAATGACGGGTTACCGTCAGACTCCGGTGCAGATTACGACAGCAGAGGAGAGCGATCAGCAGGTGCTTCCAGCGTCAAAGGCGCTGGGCACGCTGATTGAGAACTTTTTGCCGAACGATGCAATTGTAAAAGACATCCAGCTGGGCTATTACGGCCAGTTGTTCAATTCAGATATGCAGGTTGCGATGCCGGCATGGCGGTTCGTGCTGGAAAGTGGCGAAGTGTTGTACGTGCAGGGCATCAGCGGGGATGTATTCAGTCCCAAGACAGACAAACCAGGGGAGTAA